From the Hemicordylus capensis ecotype Gifberg chromosome 1, rHemCap1.1.pri, whole genome shotgun sequence genome, the window gcatttttaatgcaTGAATCGTCTTTGTAGCTTTTATTAATATAAACAACGACGCACATTAAAACCATAATGTCTGTCTTCTCTACcgtttttcttcttctcacacTCACAACAGCCCAAGTTCTACGCAAACAGCACATGAGGGATTAGCCCTTCTCCCCCGCCCTCAACCCCGAGAGCACTGGTACTTTTTTTTGGTAGAGGGCAACAATGAAAGAAAACTTCTAAATCTGCAAATAAGCCTCTAAATGCAGCGTTCACACCATTTTTGCCCCGCATATGGAGAACTATAACCGGAGCCGGAAGTGAGGGCAGTCGATGCCGCAGTTGTTCAGCCTCTCTTCAGGGCCGCTGTAGTATCACTTTGCCCTATCCATCAACGAGTGGTACACTATGCATCTGAGCATGCGCAAAAGcactggagcatgctcagtagggCTAAATGAAGTTCCTTGTCGTTTTCTGTGATGCCCCACCAGCGCCATGATTGGAGGGGAAACCAAAGCGGAAGTTGATGGCTTCTTTCCGGGAATAGGAGCCTTAGGCGCATGTGCAAGTGAAACGACGCCGCTCTCTGTCTTCGGAGGTGGCGGGCATCGTTGGGGAGTTTCTTTTCACGTCTAACCGGAGATCCCCCCATCGGCCGTCGCCATGGCGATGCAAGCGGCGAAACGCGCCAACGTGAGTGTGACAACCGCCCCCCTCCGTGCGCCTGGCAGGGGCAGCCATTTTgtatccctccccccacttcccctggTCACTAGGGCggtcgtgggggaggggggcaggcgcGGGGCTCGGAAAGGGCGCCCGGTTGATTCACTGGTGGGAGCGGGGAGCATTGGGGGCGGACGCCGTTAGAGGGTCTGCTCCCGGCAGCCTTTCTCCGTGTCGTGGCTGCGACTGTCCACACGCACTCCACGCCAAACACGCCTGCCCTGAGCCGCCTGGATCCTGCCGCCCCCCGAGGGGAGCTGGAGGATGAACTGCCGGCTCAGGACAGTGATAACACGGGGCCACGCCTTGGCTGGGCTGAGGGGCACACACGTTTGAGGGTTGGTCAGCGCGGTCTGTCGGGACGGCTCTCCCTCTCCAAGCCACCTGGGTGCTACACGAACAGGAGAAGCCGCCCCCGGCTACGGAGACGGAGCCTTCTCCGAACTGACTGGCCAGCCCTGTGGTCTTCCTTGTCACACCAAGGCCTGGTTCGGGAAAGACATCAGGGCCCCTTGAAAGTGTGGGGCTGGGGAGTATTTGCACACattgcttgccccccccccgcacgcaaCACACCCGGCATGCCGTCATTCCACtacacaacccctgctaactgggcaaagaggcacctttttaatgtggtgattctctttatatagcagggggagagtaactggccctctccacccccagcacagtacctccagtgattctTGCTagtgatcttatgtttctttttagattggggacaggggtccatcttgtttgtttgttatttttctgtgtaaaccgccctgagccaattttggaagggcggtatagaaatcgaattaggcccatgctctccagccctcctcccctcccgttcctccccacacacagagccttggCAGGCGGACAAGCAGGGCTCTGCCGCTGCCgtttttttcttcctcccatcCACCTgacgccgcctttctctccctgcactcctcccgctgccgcctttctctccccgccgccctccgcctttctcttcctgctccctgccgctgcttttctctcccccactgcaCCGCCAGCCGGCCTACTAGCCGCCggcggcactttcttccccctttcctcctcactCCGCCGGAACTCTTGCAGCATAtcgtgagagttccgccgccaaatccaggacacaCACCGGCTAAGGGAATTActtatatagataataataattgcaTATGGGGGAATGTTGGTGgtctctcacacacccacaccccgccGCGTGATTATGTAAAGCCAGGCTGGCACAGCTGAAGGGGAGTGGAGCAGTGAATGCTTGTGCCCCTCATTGCATCAAGTGAAGGGGAAAATAGGGACAGGTATGTCATTGGATGGTGGGCAGAGCCAGTTGTTCTGGCCTGAAGCATTAAGGGAAGGGCGGTCAGAGATGTAGCCTCCACTAACCAAGATGTGGTCAGGCTTTTTATTACTTTCTCCCTTTGTggcaaataactcaaatgtgaagtaTGTGACATAGATGTAAGTCCCATTGACTTTTAAGGAGATAAAAGTGTTTATAACATATGTAGGCTTGCATCTTTAAATGTGAGTCTGCCCCCATTTACATGTAAGGCAAGAAGTGATGGGGTGGGATTCAAACGACCAAGGTGGTGTGTCCGCAGGATAGGAGGTGCCTTGTGTACTTTCCTCCAGTCAGCCTCACTCCTTTTATCAAAACCCAACTGGGAGAAAAGCACCTGGAGGAATGTACTGTGGAGCGAAGAGGAGTGAGCTAATAGGGTTTAACGCAATCAAGCCCTATGTTTTCAATGTGCATGGGAAAGACTCACACTTAAAGATGCATGTCTGCTACTTTCATTTGGTGCTTGGGCCCCATAGGCTAATTTTTACCCAGTTGGTCACCTCTGCACTTAAAGAATCAGTGAACTTAGACATGTCTAACTCTGCATTTGATtgcagctgtttgtttgtttgtttatatcctgctcctccagtaccatactgttcagggtggctcacaaccataaaagcaatataaagtttaaaacaaataaaacacagcataaaATAAATTGGAAcaatttattaaaaacaaaagaatgtTAAAAAGTGAAAATTCCATCTTGAGGCTAAAGGGAAACTTTTTTTAGAAATCTGAGCTAAACCAATTGGAGATTGATTAGCCTGGAATTTCTCTATTTGTTTCTCTGAGCAGGTGCATTAAtcaagaaaaaatatataatttagaGTTGGAGAGAATGTTGAGATCAAATGTACAATAACAGAGAAATATTTACATTTAAGtgtttggcttctggaagttggTGCTCCTGTTGCTGACCTGCATGTTTCCCCCCAAATCTAGATTCGTCTGCCCCCCGAAGTCAATCGAATCTTGTATATCAGAAACTTGCCGTATAAGATCACAGCTGAAGAAATGTATGACATTTTTGGAAAATATGGACCTATTCGACAAATCAGAGTGTAAGTTTATTGTGTGTTAAAAACTAAATTTTGAACTAGAATGACTAATGTCCAGACTAATGCTACATGGGCTCAAGAGGTTTTATTTGGTCATGCAGTAGGGGGCTGCAGTTCTTAACAATCGCTCtgccttctctctgcagccactTGTGCTCCCCAAAACGATGTCCctaaccctcaaggacatattttttgggaGGCATAGGTAGTTGCAGAAGGAAAGGGTGATGGTTGCATATTTTTAACGTGTACCCTCACAGACTTTCAGGTCGGGTACCTCATAAAGattttgcatgtgtgcacacaaatttaagtgttgcagCAAGCTACTCCAGTCATTAGCTTACCTCTAGCCTAAGTTACTAATGAgttctcccattgaaattaatgggatgaatttaatttcagtgggagtacttggggctaattttctgaagcctgtcaggctgAGAGGAGGAGCACACTATGcgtcagcatgtagccagccaatagGAGGAtcttcttcaccctcctccctcttttTTTGCATCGCTGAGGATGTGCcagcttcaagccagcaatcctcagatggggaacaaatagcatggcTCCTGTGAGAGGAGGCAGAAGGTCAGAGTAACCTCTGGGAGCTCTTCAAGTATccccggttgggaacccctgtgataGAGTAACAATGCAGAATAGTAGTTCATTATATGATACGCTCTTAAGGCAAAGCAAAATTGTTGAGAGCACTGTTTACTTATTAGCACTTCAGCAGAATGGATATTTGGGGCTTGAAACTGTTCAGGCTTTtttaactggctgacatccagactaaattactcatgagtagtcccattgaaattaatagggcatGTTAGCTATGGTTTACTCTGGATGTTGGCTGGTGTGTGTAATTAAAATCAGTATCTCATCCTGTTATACTTTGATTTAAGAATAATAAGCAAAACTATTGATATGCCAGAACCCCTAAGATGAAGGGGTGTTGTGAGTGGACTCTTTTTGAATGGAAGTTTTCCAGTGATCCTGTAGTAACTGTGTAGCATTGTTTTGTTGAAGCATTATCATTAGCTGTTGCTTGGTTCTCTTTAGTACTAATATCTTTCTGAATTAGTACTATGCCAGACTTATTGCTCAAACTGCCCTTTGACAGACATTGTATGTGTGAGTGAACAGGCAGAGTTATCACACTTGTTCATACTTATCTGCAGGCATGCATAGCTTTGAGTTTCGAAACTTCTGCTGCAGCATACTGAAAAAAACTAATGTAATTGGTATCTTCAAATGGCAGGTCACTTCTGTTTTACAAACTTTACTCTGTACTACAAACTACTCGCTCATTGATATGTTAAGCAGATAGGTTTACAAGGGATCTCTTATGTTCAAATTGTCAGCATAACTGCATATTATTGCAGTATATAACTTGTGCAGTCTGATCCTGTGCATGTtagtgctaaaaaaaaaaatagtcccactgagttcaacatggcttactcccaagtaagagtgcatagaATTGTGtccttaatgttttaaattgaacCTAGGGAAAATAAAATGGCACTTCATTGCTTAGAAAAGAGTTTATTAAAATTAGATTAGTGACACACTTCCTTCTGCCAGATCTGAATACTAACAgaattctctccccctcccttgtctcttgtgatttttaaaactgttcCTACACTACAGAGGAAACACTCCTGAGACTAGAGGAACAGCCTATGTTGTCTATGAAGATATTTTTGATGCCAAAAATGCCTGTGATCATCTGTCAGGATTCAACGTGTGCAACAGATACCTTGTTGTCTTGTACTATAATGCAAACAGGGCAAGTATATGAGCTTTTTCTAAAATAATTGGACACTAGTTGTTACCATATAAGATGAGCTTTTTTCATTCTCCTTCTGACAACGATGCTCAAATAATTCAAGATAAGTTAATAGGGACCCTACTGTGGTTTCTTCTTTACATGCACTGCATAGGAGATGATTATAGGAAGCAGTCCTTCTAGCAATGCTGCTTAAAGGACACTCCATTTGATTAGAACAggactccattctatctccattgCTTtgtaacttctacatgaaacttctgggagagaccatcaggagatttggtgcagggtgctatcaatatgctgatgacacccagatctgtttctaaatatcaacttcatcaggaaatggcttaacctctctaaatgcttgcttggagtcagtaatgggctggatgagggagaacaaacagaagttgaatcaaaacaagacagaggtactcattgtgagaGGCTaaaacttaggaagtggtttacatctgcctgttcttgatggggttacactccccctgaaagatcagttacatagcttgggagtacttctggacccacacctctccctgatatcttaggttgaggcagtggccaggagtgcttttcattagctttggctgatacgccagctacattGATTTCtcgagacaaatgaccttaaaacagtggtgcacatgctgttaacatccagactaggcaactgcaatgtgctctatgttgggctgcctttgtaggtagtttggaaactgcagctgatgcagaatgttgcagccaggttggtctccagggtcacccatagagaccacattactcctattttaaaagaacgacATTGGCTGCCAATGCTGGCTATTACCTCTAAAGCGCtgaatggcttggggccagggtatttaagagagcgtcgcCTTCATAaatcccactgcctattaagtTCATGGGGGAACGTGCAGTTGCCGTTGCCGTTGCCACCGGCTTGCTTGTGTTCCTAAAACatgccttttctagggttgccctaaggctctggaacacactcccaaatgaaatcggAATTTCCACATCCCTGTTTGTGTTTAAAGAACTTTGAAAACACGCCTGTTTTATAAgtcttttagtttatgatgtgcTGTTAAAGTTTTATTAATGGTAATCTTAATCtgtgtttatatgatttttaggttttagttgctgtttgtttaaattataAACCAACCTGAGATTTTAattagggcagtatataaatgcaacaaataaaataGAAGTAACTAAAGCCAGAGTCATCATGAACCTGGCCTGAATATGTAATTCAATACTTATTTAGAGCAAGGAATGGAATAAAACCAGGGTAGTAGTATAACTGAGTATACATTGGCCCTAACCAGACTGAGCTGTTTGAGGGCTGGAAAGCAGCAGCTGGGatagagagctgctgctttgAAGATCTAATTAAGCATTGCAGACTGTGATGGAGATAGAGTTTGGTGAGAGTAGAAAAGGGCTGCATTTCTGCATACTTGTGAATGCTTCTGCCATTCTGGAATATTACAACAATCTCTGTAGCTCCTTTGAAATGGGGTTTGTGTGTAAAATATATATAGCGAATTCCCTTAAACATAGGAATATGTAGCATTTACTGTAGTTGGGCTTCAGTGCCTGTTCCCCAGTGACTGTTTCATGGTACTTATGTCTCTTGCTTTATTGTAACATATTAGATTCTTTCTCTTCTAGAAATTGGGTGTCAGTATTATTGGTGGACTAATGTAGTTTTGCAAATAGGTCACAAAACTTATAAGTTTTTTAGTGGCACCTCTTTGCTAAGGTTACcagttaaatatttttttaaaaaattgacaggATATAACTGGTTGAAATAAAAAGTGATCATCTATTAACTTCTATTTCATGACAGGCATTCCAAAAAATGGAtacaaagaagaaggaagaacAACTCAAACTTCTGAAGGAGAAATACGGAATAAACACAGATCCACCAAAATAAGATTCTTGAGCTTTGTGAAGAAGTAGCTCTTTTGGACAGTGTGTTTTAATCCCATCTATGTTTATAAGCTAAATTTACCCAAAAAGGTTTATCTAATTCAAAGCATTGGTATTGGTATTTTTAGTTCTTAAATATAGTTCCAGATTCAGAAGAACTAGTCACTGCTGTATACTTACAATATCAGTTTCCAATTGGCACTTTAAATTTGAGTGATGATTGCATTGTATGGTATCTGCTCATACGTTTCGATAGTTCAGGGGCTTATACATAACTTTATGCATCATTAATGTAAACATCCATTTTGATCAAGGGAACATGTACAGTATTTTGGGGTCAAATGTACATAATCTGTtagtaaacattttttaaagtttgtgtttgttttctctcaAATGTATCTATGTaatttgccttttccaaatgatgTGCTGTAATATGAGACATACATCGAGTGTGTTGTGAACAAAATAATTTCAGGTTAATAGAAATGAAGTGTGGAAGTAGGAAAGGAACCTTGTTCATCTTTACATCCATTTCAGTTTAATAATACTATCGTCTGCAGTTGGGGTTGTGGCCTCCTAGCTGGCTCAATACTGTTGTATTGTTAAGAATTCTGTTGCTGAGTGGAGCCAGGTGCATTTAATGCTGGCTGCAGTGGTCCAGTTCCTTGCCCTCTTCTCTGTTTGTGGCACTATCAAGTCTATGCCTACAATACTGTATCAGGGTAAGCTAGAAGTGCCTTGCTGCTCCCCGCAATGGAGCTCATAAACATAAAGGAGCTGTGGAGTAGTTGGATGTAGCAAGCCGTGGAATCAGTTTAGTAcagtcatttaaaaataaataaattagtgttTCAATTTTGCTGTTCTAATTTTTCTAAATAGGCATAATCATTGTAGCCCATCCCTTAAATATTAAGGGATTAGTATATATTATATATCTCCTTTTTTGTTAAAAACAACTAGCTTTTTGATTATTGAAATGTTCTTATTTtcagtgtgagtgtgtgagagagagcgtgACCATAAGTGGAGGAAATGATCCATTGTTCTGCTTTCTAAATGTATTCAACTACTTCTCAGACTGGATTGATTTGTTGGGTGTTCCTGTTTGCTGCTTttgcccctttttaaaaatcatttttgtttattaaaaaataaaaatagcatgtatacatctcttgaacttccagaaATTATAGGTAACAATCCAAGATTCATCTACCCTCTCTTGCCAACTTTCCCCCTCACATCAGATAttgcagagaaagaaaaacaatgaaTTAATCTCGTACTAAAAAAAACAAATCTTGGGTGTGGGTGTTGATAATTCATCTAAATTGTTCCTTAGATAAGCTGTAATCTTAGACATAGAGGCATATCCCCATAACTTTAATAGCCATTCATCCAAGGTCAGGACTGCTTGTAATCTCCAACTAGCCGCATAAAGAATCCTGGCTGTAGTAATCATGTATAAAGACAACTGTATTTTTAGTAGGTATATAAGGTTTAGTCATATTTGACACAAAGAGTTCAGGTAAGTAGGAAAAGTTGATCTTTAAAATGTCTTGCATCTTAGAGTGGATTTTCTTCCAGGATTGTTGTACTTTactgcaagtccaccacatatgatggAATGTTCCCACATGggtcttacatttccaacaaacACCAGAGTAATTACTGTCCATATTTGCAATCGTCGtgggagtaatgtaccaacaaagatacattttgtaccagttttcCCTTAAGGTACTACTTGCTGTAAATTTATTATTGAttttccattgatattcccattgttgcatgccaattgtcctgtttaaattttgcatccactttaTCATGCAGTCTTTTATTCTGTCTCTGAGTCATATTTCAGCAGTAACTTGTAAATCAATCCCAGTAGATCTGCATTTTTAGTTACTAGCACTTCAAATTCTGTTAAATCTCTAACTTTAccaccttgtctttgtatttctttctgcactatagaaCTAATTTGTAAGTATAGGAACCATGAAGGTTCCTCAGACCATTCTTGAGTaaaaatttgaatagatttgagtTTCGTTTTTCCAGTAGTTGAACTTTGCATGTTATATGCCTTCTCCAAAAATCAAACTAACTTGATTTTTCTTCatcaaaaaatatttaaaatagatgCCAAAGGATATAGGTCCAGACCAATCCTTTTCTTATACTTGTCCCACACACTTGGCAAGCTATTTCTAATTGTATGAGATTTTATGTCCTGTTCACTTCTTTTCatgttagtccataaatacttatgTAACCCATCCGAAAGATCTGATCCCTCCATACCTCTTTGGTATGGTTCTTTAATCCATTCTGAAATCTATGTCAAACAACTAGCATGATGGTATAATTTCAAGTTAGGCACTGCCAattctctttcttttgcatcttgcaCTATCCTAaatttaattcttgattttttCTAAGCCCAAATAAAGGAGTTTGTTTGCCCTATTGCAAATGGCAACAGTTCTGATTCATTTTTGGTCCTTCTAAAATTACCTGATGCAGCTCtagtcatgcttttaaaaaagctcTTACAGTAGGGCTGCACTTAATTTTTACTTTCAAACTTTTTCAAGGTAAAAGTTGAGTTTTCAGTACCTTGAGAAAGCCCTCTTGTTCTACCTTTTCTGTGGCTCTTCTCaggcatttattatatttatatactgcctgatgcgTATTTTCTAGGTGTATGCAATTTTTATTAATACCTCTTAATCCACTCAATTGGCCAAGCAAGTAAAAAAACCCAGATGTTTGCATTGTTCTCATAGCAAATCTTAGTTAATCTGGATATATGCTATAATCTGTTTATGGTACTGCACAGCTGTTTAAAATGGTCCTGGTCCACTTCCAGCTACCCGTGTTTCCCcgtatattaattttagccccaaaaaatgcactagggcaattagcggtacatcagaaattactgctaggtcttactttcgggtaAACAGGGTATGTGAAACAGTATTTTCCATCATAATGTACATTAATCCTGGTCAATGGCGTTCTGATGAGCAATGCTGTGCAAATGTGCATCTGGATACATATTTCTTTTTGCAGCGGCTGTGCACTCAGAAGTCTGCTTTATATAGAATGTCCTTACTTGATTGGGACATGCACATCTAAAGCACTATGACTTAAAGTAGATTTATGTGCTTTACAAAAGAGCTCAAACATGGTAGCATGTTGAGCTATTTACATGGTTCacaagtttttattttaaatagtgtACTTGTTATCTTTTCAGAGTCTTATTTTGAtaaggaatttttaaaattaaaggcaGTAATTGTTTTAGTAACACATTCCCCTAGTGAGCTCTGTTTGGGGCTTTCTTCTGCTCTGCATGTACAAAATAAAACGATTTGTACTTCCTAGAGAGTGACATGGAAAGCAAATGCCTAGAGTATTGTTTGGATGAGGTTTGCTCAAGACTGAAATGTGAAGTATAAGAATGAGGTCAATTTAAATATAGGGAAAGGTACTGACATCTTGTGTTTTTTACTTCCAGCTCTTTATTTTAAGAAAGAATATGAAACTATGCCCAGGGGGCAGTTTTTTCCATCTATGATTTGCTTTTATATAAGTAATGGAAGAATAGGATTTGCTTTTAAACCTACTACACTAACATAATTAAGTGGCAACAGAGACATAGGAGATTGAATAAAGTGTGGTAGACAATGTTGGTTGTGTTTAAAGTTCAACAGCTTGATTCTGTACATCTGTGTAAACCAGAAGGTCTGTACTCACCAAGGAAATAACATTCAGGGGAGTCAGACAGGAATGTATTTTGGCTCCACTGCTATTCAACTTTCATATTTGTCTCCCATTTAGAAAACCTAGGCCATCATCCACCAAAATTAGCAGTCTGACATGTTGCTATACTTCTGTATGCAGATTATGCTGTCATTCTCTCGCAAACACTGATCGGTCTAAGAAAAGCATTGCACTCCTACTACCTATTACGAAGAACAACTTTTAGAAATAACAAAACTAAGATCCTGGTGTTTGTGAAGAGACCAAAGATTTAGAACTGGTCACAAAATGGGCATGGATTAGAACAAATTAAGTATTTCAGATACCTTGGTGTAATATTCCAGGTTTCAGGGGTGCATAGAGAGAATATGTAAGGCAGATGCACATCAGTACACAAGCAATTCAATCTTTCCATTGCTCCAGGGGTGCCCAATTTATCCCCTCAGCAATAAAGCTCTTCTCTGCTAAAGTCTGAACACAGCTTCTATATGGCGCTCAACTTGGCATGTACTCTAACTTCTCTAAGGTAGAAGCTGTGCAATCTTAAGTACCTGAAGAACATTTTTCAGGCACCCCGGTGTGTGCCCAGTGCTGTCCATTTGGAAGcaagtagaggccagagcatggattaatatcttaattctggctgaagctggttttccaccctgCAGGTCTAGCTCTACTTGTGCTAAAGGATATCtcactccaggtggaaaagagctggaggaaaggctacatcattatggtttctccccttttgcaTTGATAACCCTGGGGTATGAAAATGTGAGGGTGAAACTCAGACAAATAATATATGATATGGAGtgtcaaattgatcagggctcttcCTGTTGGCGTGCATTTGGGaaaccaagttctgagtttcaaccctgccagatacctaaaccagataaccATGCCAAAATATTGCAGAGGTCTAACACAGGcacgatgcaatgccttgcaatcagcagtcctggaagggagatatcaaaaaatcccctaTAAAGAACATACCAGTCTCTGCAAATCAGGAGATACTGAAATAACAGCTCATGTGcttctttattgtcaattttatcaaGATATGGCAtaaacatataaccccttttattagctgctatccaggttgtacagattcttgtTTACCTTTTAACTGGCCAGAATGACCTGAGATCATATGTgactaagttctgtttaatagctgGTAAAATCTACCAGaggttcattaagaatcattgttaattGATCTTTAACTATGTGCTTAACTACTGTATAACCTGTAGGTtatgtaggggttttttttggttgggcttctgtttgtaaactgtgctagTCTGTGACCATaaggaattgaattgaatgcAAGGCCTGTAGTAGGGGTTGCATTGCCCTAACTACACTAGCAGCCTGAACTTGAGGCAAGCCTCAACTTATGGATTTAAAGGTTTCGGACCCTCAAAGTGTGGGAGAAGAACCCCTATAAGCATGTAGCCAATGCTAAATGCTTAGAATCTAGGAGGGGTTTGGAGCAGGGCTTAGGTAACTAGTATTCAGGGCGCAAATGGTGCCCTATGTAGTTTCAAGAATGCCTTCTCCAGATTCCTACTGTccttccctcccctgctgcctttcCCATCAGAATAATGTGGTCCAGAGAACAATGGGCAACATCTTGATTCCTGACTTGCATAAATGGAAGAGCTGCTTCACGGAAGAGTGTGAATCTTGCGACCACCACCACTAAGtgccacagcagggaaatgcttgactaacaagcagaaggttgccagttcaaatccctgctggtatgtttcccagactatgggggacacctatatcgggcagcagcaatataggaagatgctgaaaggcatcatctcatactgcatgggaggaggcaatggtaaccccatcctgtattctaccaaaagacaaccacagggttgtgtgggcaccaggaatcaaaatcgacttgacaacacactttacttctCCCTGCAGCTTGTAAAATAGGCCCCTGAGAGTTCCTTTAACACAgtgatggagggggaggaagatggAATTAGTGGaaattgccctccccccactgtgcAAACACTTTCAATTCATGCAGTTACTAGTTGGTGCTACCTAATGTGAAGACAACACTAACTAGTCATGTGTTCAAGGCACACACACTGTAGTGTGCACATGTATAGTTCACATATAACATGTCCGGTTATACTTCCTGTCCTGCTTTTGAGGGTGATGTACCCACATCCACACCAATGTGTTTGCAGATACCCATATGCATAACTGTTTAATAGGGCACCTGTTACAGTGTAACAGCTAAGCAGGTATCTGCTTGTTCTGTATAGGAGATTACTTACTGAAATAACTCTGAACTTTCTCATGAGAGAGAAGAGATCCAAGTCTGTGCAATTATATATTCAGTGGCTGAGATCCAGTTTAgtggtactactcaggagttactccatGGATTACTTAGTTTCAATAGGagtactcaggagtaatttagtctgaatgtcaatCAGTCTATCCTGAGCAGACTATGGCTAATGGGAATAGATTTTACTTCTGATGCAGAGTTTGCACAATTCCTGTTTTAATGGAAATGTTTGTTTTGGACTTCTGCTAAACTTACAAGATTTTGGTTGTTTGATCTCAATTGTTAATAGGGTAAACCATTCAGT encodes:
- the SF3B6 gene encoding splicing factor 3B subunit 6, which produces MAMQAAKRANIRLPPEVNRILYIRNLPYKITAEEMYDIFGKYGPIRQIRVGNTPETRGTAYVVYEDIFDAKNACDHLSGFNVCNRYLVVLYYNANRAFQKMDTKKKEEQLKLLKEKYGINTDPPK